A genomic window from Paenibacillus thermoaerophilus includes:
- a CDS encoding LacI family DNA-binding transcriptional regulator, giving the protein MKRITIKDVAQRAGVSSAAVSYVLNGREHKVSADTLSKIKKAIAELNYIPDYSARSLANNKSNLIGVVIPQTEDQSQLLLENPFYCELICGIEAKLRQSGYHMILSGVNKGEGYLDVSMQRNLDGAIIMGIYQESFYEDLKKVNIPIVLIDSYINDNYFKRIGIDDELGGYMATTHLIENGHQNIALVTGTIRKDGVVEKRFLGYKRSLKEHGLFYNPDYVFEGSVSYDHGVESGRAIASDRRGITAVFATGDLVAFGVIAGLSENGVKVPEDISVIGFDDISLSKMFVPRLTTVRQDIVTRGSAAAQCLIDSIEGKEDVETELTLPIELVVRDTVKRI; this is encoded by the coding sequence GTGAAGCGGATTACGATCAAAGACGTCGCTCAACGGGCGGGCGTGTCCTCCGCTGCCGTGTCGTACGTGCTTAACGGGCGCGAGCACAAGGTGTCGGCGGACACCTTAAGCAAGATAAAGAAAGCGATTGCAGAGCTCAATTATATTCCCGACTACTCGGCCCGCAGCCTGGCCAACAACAAATCCAACCTGATCGGGGTCGTCATCCCGCAAACCGAGGATCAATCCCAACTGCTGCTGGAAAATCCGTTCTACTGCGAGTTGATCTGCGGGATCGAAGCGAAGCTGCGCCAGTCCGGGTACCACATGATTTTATCCGGGGTAAACAAGGGGGAGGGATACCTGGATGTGTCCATGCAGCGGAATTTGGACGGCGCGATCATCATGGGCATCTACCAGGAGAGCTTTTACGAGGATTTGAAAAAAGTTAACATTCCCATCGTGCTCATCGACAGCTACATCAACGACAACTACTTCAAGAGAATCGGCATCGACGACGAGCTGGGCGGCTACATGGCCACCACGCATCTGATCGAGAACGGGCATCAGAATATCGCGCTGGTGACGGGCACGATCCGCAAGGACGGCGTCGTGGAGAAGCGGTTCCTCGGTTACAAGCGGTCGCTCAAGGAGCACGGGTTGTTCTACAATCCCGATTACGTGTTCGAAGGCTCTGTCAGTTACGACCACGGCGTAGAGTCCGGCCGGGCCATCGCGTCCGACAGGCGCGGCATTACGGCGGTGTTCGCCACGGGCGATCTGGTCGCCTTCGGGGTGATCGCGGGTTTGTCGGAGAACGGAGTCAAGGTGCCGGAGGACATCTCGGTGATCGGTTTTGACGATATTTCACTCTCCAAGATGTTTGTTCCCCGCCTGACAACGGTGCGGCAGGATATCGTGACGAGGGGCTCGGCCGCGGCTCAATGCCTGATCGATTCGATAGAAGGCAAGGAAGACGTGGAGACGGAATTGACGCTGCCGATCGAACTGGTCGTCCGGGATACGGTCAAAAGGATCTGA
- a CDS encoding carbohydrate ABC transporter permease, translating into MVGHKHWARRTAAFVLLLPGVSGLLLFQLIPMVSSGYISLTDWDLLTEAEFVGLDNYVQVFQDEKSLMSIKNVFRFIIGYLPLVLVFGLLFAVLLNRKMRGVKLYRAIVFIPVITSWIAVSIVWKWILNGKSGLLNYVLSLAGIEGPVWLQDFFWAMPAVIMVTVWKDAGFVAIILLAGLQDISEDYYEAAHLDGAGSTYRFFNITLPLLTPALFFVITISLINAFQLFDQVMILTNGGPAGSTSTLVEQVYKNAFQNHKMGFAAAQSWVLFLIIFAVTYLQYQLQKRWVTYDR; encoded by the coding sequence GTGGTCGGTCATAAACATTGGGCAAGAAGAACGGCGGCATTCGTTTTGCTGCTGCCGGGGGTGTCGGGTCTTCTGCTGTTTCAGCTTATTCCGATGGTGTCCTCCGGCTATATCAGCCTGACGGATTGGGATCTGCTGACGGAGGCCGAGTTTGTCGGGTTGGACAATTACGTTCAGGTATTCCAGGACGAGAAGTCCTTGATGTCCATCAAAAACGTGTTTCGCTTCATTATCGGCTATTTGCCGCTCGTGCTTGTGTTCGGCTTGCTGTTCGCCGTACTGCTGAACCGGAAGATGCGGGGCGTCAAGCTGTACCGCGCGATTGTCTTCATTCCCGTCATCACCTCCTGGATCGCCGTATCCATCGTATGGAAGTGGATTTTGAACGGCAAGTCCGGCTTGCTGAATTACGTGTTGTCATTGGCGGGGATCGAAGGCCCTGTCTGGCTTCAAGACTTTTTCTGGGCGATGCCGGCCGTCATTATGGTCACCGTCTGGAAGGACGCGGGGTTCGTCGCGATCATCCTGCTGGCGGGCTTGCAAGATATTTCCGAGGATTACTATGAAGCCGCGCATCTCGACGGAGCCGGCTCCACCTACCGGTTTTTTAACATCACGTTGCCTCTGCTGACTCCCGCCTTGTTTTTTGTCATCACGATCTCGCTCATCAATGCTTTCCAGCTTTTCGATCAAGTCATGATTCTGACGAACGGCGGACCGGCCGGCAGCACAAGCACGCTGGTCGAGCAGGTCTACAAGAACGCGTTCCAGAACCACAAGATGGGTTTTGCGGCGGCGCAGTCGTGGGTATTGTTTCTGATTATCTTCGCGGTCACTTACTTGCAATACCAACTGCAGAAGAGGTGGGTTACGTATGACCGATAA
- a CDS encoding carbohydrate ABC transporter permease, with translation MTDNRSAKGWLKLVLSHSVLLASAVVFLFPFVWMLFGSFKDSLEVVKMPPRLLPSEWKLSNYTQIQTYFPIYKFLFNSLAVSVVSTVLQLLVCAMSAFVFAKIPFKGRDGLFFLFLVTMMIPMQVTLTPLFIVFQKLNLLNTYAGLILPGIFSAYGTFLLRQHMMTVPDSLLEAAYMDGASYYRVFWNVMLPLSKPALATLAIFAFMSSWNNFLWPLIVVSDTNLLTLPVGLSKLQGRWSTEWNILMAGNVISFIPIFVVYLFAQKYFIRGMTLSGIK, from the coding sequence ATGACCGATAACCGATCCGCCAAAGGCTGGCTGAAGCTCGTTCTGTCGCATTCGGTCTTGCTGGCTTCCGCCGTCGTGTTCCTGTTCCCGTTCGTCTGGATGCTCTTCGGTTCCTTCAAGGACAGTCTGGAGGTCGTGAAAATGCCTCCGCGCCTGCTGCCGTCGGAGTGGAAGCTCAGCAATTATACGCAGATTCAAACGTATTTCCCCATCTACAAATTTTTGTTCAACAGCCTGGCGGTGTCGGTCGTCTCCACCGTGCTGCAGTTGCTCGTATGTGCCATGTCGGCGTTCGTGTTCGCCAAAATTCCGTTTAAAGGACGGGACGGCCTGTTCTTCCTGTTCCTGGTAACGATGATGATTCCGATGCAGGTCACGCTGACGCCTTTGTTCATCGTGTTCCAGAAGCTGAACCTGCTGAATACGTATGCCGGTCTCATCCTTCCCGGCATATTCAGCGCATACGGTACGTTCCTGCTCAGGCAGCATATGATGACCGTTCCGGATTCGCTGCTGGAGGCGGCCTATATGGACGGCGCGTCCTATTACCGGGTGTTCTGGAACGTGATGCTGCCGCTCAGCAAACCGGCGTTGGCGACATTGGCGATCTTCGCGTTCATGAGCTCGTGGAACAACTTCTTGTGGCCGCTGATCGTCGTGAGCGACACGAATCTGCTGACGTTGCCCGTCGGCCTGTCCAAACTTCAGGGACGCTGGTCGACCGAGTGGAACATCCTGATGGCCGGCAATGTCATCAGCTTCATTCCGATTTTTGTCGTGTATTTGTTCGCCCAGAAGTATTTTATCCGCGGGATGACCTTGAGCGGGATCAAGTAA
- a CDS encoding ABC transporter substrate-binding protein translates to MLKKGQKGLMLVSMAMLVAAAGCGGNSDQSAASNSPSVAPSAAPSATAKPKDQVTIKFMQYTASGSQEQTLKEMIAEFEKQNPDVKVQPEVLDFANYYTKLNTVIASGEAPDVFEVGYENFVSYAAKDVLYNLNDVIASDKSFDAKRYKKLAYDAFNYKGGQYGVVQNFSNVVLFYNKDLFDKAKVEYPKASWTWKEELEAAKKLTDEKNGIYGTYAPIQFWEFYKTIAQNGGGIFTADGKPTVNSPQNVEALNWMLDKARTHKVSPALNDDTFSQPDADLNAFKSGKIAMLRAGIWNFGRFADANFKWDIALEPGNTNKAHHFFTDGLVVSKRTKNAEAAWRFVKFMTSSDFVVNKRIEKGWSIPAIDDDKVMDAYYKQSAPPESKKVVLEALDSLVLPPVGPIADRWNELTAAVGEELDKARLGAADAQTALNNAQAKVEKLLK, encoded by the coding sequence ATGCTTAAAAAAGGTCAAAAGGGTCTCATGCTCGTGTCGATGGCGATGCTCGTAGCGGCAGCCGGCTGCGGCGGCAACAGCGATCAAAGCGCGGCTTCGAACAGTCCGTCCGTTGCGCCGTCGGCCGCACCGTCCGCCACGGCCAAGCCTAAAGATCAGGTGACGATCAAATTCATGCAATATACGGCGAGCGGTTCCCAGGAGCAGACGCTGAAGGAGATGATCGCCGAATTCGAGAAGCAGAATCCGGACGTGAAGGTCCAGCCCGAGGTGCTGGATTTCGCGAACTACTATACGAAGCTGAACACCGTCATCGCTTCCGGCGAGGCTCCGGACGTATTCGAGGTCGGCTACGAGAACTTTGTCAGTTATGCGGCCAAGGACGTCCTGTACAATCTGAACGACGTGATCGCTTCCGACAAAAGCTTCGACGCGAAGCGGTACAAGAAGCTGGCGTACGACGCGTTCAACTACAAAGGAGGCCAGTACGGGGTCGTTCAAAACTTTTCCAACGTCGTGCTTTTTTACAATAAGGATCTGTTCGACAAAGCCAAGGTCGAGTACCCGAAGGCAAGCTGGACGTGGAAAGAAGAACTGGAGGCTGCCAAAAAGCTGACGGACGAGAAAAACGGCATCTATGGAACGTACGCGCCGATTCAATTCTGGGAGTTCTACAAGACGATCGCCCAGAACGGGGGAGGCATCTTCACGGCGGACGGCAAGCCGACCGTCAACAGCCCGCAAAACGTGGAAGCGCTCAACTGGATGCTGGACAAAGCGCGGACGCACAAAGTATCGCCTGCACTGAACGACGACACGTTCTCGCAGCCGGATGCGGACCTGAACGCGTTCAAATCGGGCAAGATCGCGATGCTGCGGGCGGGCATCTGGAACTTCGGGCGCTTCGCCGACGCCAACTTCAAGTGGGATATCGCGCTCGAGCCCGGCAATACGAACAAGGCGCATCATTTCTTCACGGACGGCCTGGTCGTCTCCAAAAGAACGAAAAATGCCGAAGCGGCCTGGAGATTCGTCAAGTTTATGACGTCCAGCGACTTCGTGGTGAACAAACGCATCGAAAAAGGCTGGAGCATTCCGGCGATCGACGACGACAAAGTGATGGACGCGTACTACAAGCAATCCGCGCCGCCGGAGTCCAAAAAGGTGGTCTTGGAAGCGCTTGATTCGCTGGTGCTGCCGCCTGTCGGGCCGATCGCGGACCGTTGGAACGAACTGACGGCCGCGGTCGGGGAAGAGTTGGATAAAGCCAGACTCGGCGCAGCCGACGCGCAGACGGCTTTGAACAACGCGCAAGCGAAGGTCGAGAAGCTGTTGAAATAA
- a CDS encoding TIM-barrel domain-containing protein, producing the protein MNTSRSGTIPLWTAGELNVREAAYMNALHIRSGNAGACEAFVASASRPEFGRWPLLDKAYWLWAAGEYASALKDREQAGNLLFKLQAPIAETVALLEKDWRIPARHWLCGGGEAVYLSNLAIVYGALLAMQPHAYHAAIQKVLKNIRELVFEKFIKEGRLISVLGSRSIHGDIVLAAVPFGMLGIEDRILIEALMKVEERLIGKGVRFDEDDLAFGGCERFDLTALLAWYYAEKGDVRRAKQLASHAEAHLQPGGELPEFDLSTARESLYLAEDLQRCGDRPPVSRLGAILLALAGLAIARQAAAGDQAAATAAVRVLHEPTGKDDPYVTLNCERIPRHPEEHDRVRVRAVTEPFRPDQQVYAEVSVNGGPYNGHLMRPERTAEGDNCWEGDIGRFVAGDTVTYRFRAVTEQGEAVSSEYGFHVLKWHALEQVRRCVRLSDSEAIIELASRSGGLVACLEIAVKGPRTVAVSLKPGAIDAQTEIQACSDGAIELQAGPGHTLRIESRPFRLTLLEEDAIAAQTYVQEGIGGIEVLAAADGSLRKVRLNFRLHETERFFGTGERYSHIEFRGLDIDHYVHNEYRSQGLKTYIPVPFVISNRGYGLFLDTPLYSKFRFGTALSDQLAVEANVSGKSQTLQCYLLVGEPMDVISAYTALSGRPELPPKWSFGPWISSNNWDSQREVEKQAELAKRYGIPSTVIVLEQWSDEATFYIFNDAQYEPVPGGEALRYDDFEFPEWGRWPDPKRMVEELHKQGMKVLLWQIPIQKYLYGAKHEQKDADERFMLENGYHVRHADGRAYRIPYNWFKDCLVIDFTNEAAARWWFEKRAYLLDEIGIDGFKTDGGECIFGNDLLFADGSTGAEMRNLYPNLYIGAYYREVQRKTGGDGITFSRAGYTGAQRYPLHWAGDERSTYEAFRSSLNAGLSAGMSGIPFWGWDLAGFHGDIPTAELFLRSTQMAAFCPVMQLHAETKGEFNQDRTPWNIAERTGRPEVISIYKKYADLRMNLLPYIYEQARISSRDGVPLMRAMFAAFPRDPRCVSMNGQYMFGERLLVAPVLEEGAYSKQVYIPEGSWISLFDERQYEGPAAIVLPVELDEIPVFLQADGVLPLNLDDTCQLASHVGNRVDGYDRLCLMAYPRKQIDYSFRDGLDREIGLRIRREAGQLRLEADIPRGGPDVTLILKGLDPVRTVEEWSDTAEPSVLTIADGPDRMDAGEYCCAGGKLYIRLARSVKLRIPQPAELA; encoded by the coding sequence ATGAATACTTCGAGATCTGGAACGATTCCGCTCTGGACGGCGGGAGAATTAAATGTCAGGGAAGCCGCGTATATGAACGCCCTGCATATCCGTTCGGGCAACGCGGGGGCATGCGAAGCTTTTGTCGCGTCGGCCTCACGGCCCGAGTTCGGCCGCTGGCCGCTGCTGGACAAGGCTTATTGGCTGTGGGCAGCCGGCGAATACGCCAGCGCGCTGAAGGATCGGGAACAAGCCGGCAACCTCCTGTTCAAGCTGCAGGCGCCGATCGCCGAGACAGTCGCGCTGCTGGAGAAGGATTGGCGGATTCCCGCCCGGCATTGGTTGTGCGGAGGCGGGGAAGCCGTGTATCTGAGCAATCTGGCGATCGTCTATGGCGCTCTGCTGGCCATGCAGCCTCACGCCTATCACGCGGCGATCCAGAAAGTTTTGAAAAACATTCGGGAGCTTGTGTTCGAAAAGTTCATCAAAGAAGGACGGCTCATCAGCGTCCTCGGCTCCAGATCGATTCACGGCGATATCGTGCTGGCGGCCGTGCCGTTCGGCATGCTCGGCATCGAGGACCGCATTCTGATCGAAGCGCTGATGAAGGTCGAAGAACGGCTGATCGGCAAGGGCGTTCGTTTCGATGAAGACGATCTGGCCTTCGGCGGATGCGAGCGGTTCGATCTGACGGCGCTGCTGGCCTGGTATTACGCGGAGAAAGGCGACGTCCGACGCGCGAAGCAACTGGCTTCGCATGCCGAGGCTCATCTGCAGCCGGGAGGCGAGCTGCCGGAGTTTGATCTGTCCACGGCCAGGGAGAGCCTCTATCTGGCGGAGGATCTGCAGAGATGCGGGGACCGGCCGCCAGTCAGCCGTCTCGGCGCGATTCTGCTGGCGCTGGCCGGGCTCGCGATCGCCCGTCAGGCTGCGGCCGGAGACCAGGCGGCCGCCACAGCCGCTGTCCGTGTGCTGCACGAGCCGACGGGTAAGGACGACCCGTATGTCACGCTGAACTGCGAACGCATACCGAGGCATCCCGAGGAGCATGACCGGGTGCGCGTCAGAGCCGTCACCGAACCGTTCCGCCCCGATCAGCAGGTATACGCGGAAGTGTCGGTCAACGGCGGGCCGTATAACGGGCACCTGATGCGGCCCGAACGGACGGCGGAGGGAGACAACTGCTGGGAAGGAGATATCGGCAGATTCGTGGCCGGCGATACGGTGACGTACCGGTTCCGCGCGGTGACGGAGCAGGGCGAAGCCGTCTCGTCCGAATACGGCTTCCATGTGCTGAAGTGGCATGCGCTGGAGCAGGTCCGCCGCTGTGTCCGGTTGAGCGATAGCGAGGCGATAATCGAGCTGGCGTCCCGCAGCGGCGGACTTGTCGCGTGTCTCGAGATCGCCGTCAAGGGGCCGCGCACCGTCGCTGTGAGCCTGAAGCCGGGAGCGATAGATGCGCAGACGGAGATACAGGCCTGTTCGGACGGGGCAATCGAGCTGCAGGCCGGACCGGGACATACGCTGCGGATCGAGAGCCGGCCGTTTCGCCTGACGCTGCTCGAAGAGGACGCGATCGCGGCGCAGACATATGTGCAGGAAGGAATCGGCGGCATCGAGGTATTGGCGGCTGCGGACGGCAGCCTTCGCAAAGTCCGGCTCAACTTCCGCCTGCATGAGACGGAACGGTTCTTCGGCACGGGAGAGCGTTATTCCCACATCGAATTCAGGGGACTCGACATCGATCACTACGTGCATAACGAATACCGCTCGCAAGGCTTGAAGACGTACATCCCGGTGCCGTTCGTCATCTCCAACAGGGGGTACGGACTGTTCCTCGATACGCCCTTGTACTCGAAATTCCGATTCGGGACGGCGCTGTCCGATCAGTTGGCGGTGGAAGCGAACGTATCCGGGAAGTCACAGACCCTGCAGTGTTACTTGCTCGTCGGGGAGCCGATGGACGTCATCTCCGCCTATACCGCCTTGTCGGGCCGTCCCGAACTGCCTCCCAAATGGAGCTTCGGTCCGTGGATATCGAGCAACAACTGGGATTCGCAGCGGGAAGTCGAGAAGCAGGCCGAGCTGGCGAAGCGGTACGGGATTCCGTCTACGGTCATCGTGCTGGAGCAGTGGAGCGACGAAGCGACGTTTTATATTTTCAACGACGCGCAGTACGAACCGGTGCCGGGCGGCGAGGCTTTGAGATATGACGACTTCGAGTTCCCGGAGTGGGGCCGCTGGCCCGATCCGAAACGGATGGTGGAGGAGCTGCACAAGCAAGGCATGAAGGTGCTACTGTGGCAAATTCCCATCCAGAAATATTTGTACGGCGCGAAGCACGAGCAGAAGGATGCCGACGAGAGGTTTATGCTGGAGAACGGCTATCACGTCCGCCATGCGGACGGCAGGGCGTACCGCATCCCGTACAACTGGTTCAAGGATTGTCTGGTCATCGATTTCACCAATGAAGCCGCTGCCCGCTGGTGGTTCGAGAAGCGCGCGTATCTGCTGGACGAGATTGGCATTGACGGCTTCAAAACGGACGGCGGCGAGTGCATTTTCGGCAATGATCTGCTGTTCGCGGACGGATCGACCGGAGCCGAGATGCGCAATCTTTACCCGAATCTGTACATCGGCGCCTACTACCGGGAGGTTCAGCGGAAGACGGGCGGAGACGGCATCACGTTCAGCCGGGCCGGGTACACGGGCGCTCAGCGGTATCCGCTCCATTGGGCGGGAGACGAGCGGTCGACGTACGAGGCGTTCCGATCTTCCCTGAACGCGGGCCTAAGCGCCGGCATGTCGGGCATCCCGTTCTGGGGATGGGACCTGGCGGGATTCCACGGCGACATTCCGACAGCCGAATTGTTCCTCCGCTCGACCCAGATGGCGGCCTTCTGCCCGGTGATGCAGCTTCACGCCGAGACAAAAGGCGAGTTCAACCAGGACCGCACCCCGTGGAACATCGCGGAGCGCACGGGCCGTCCCGAAGTGATCTCGATCTACAAGAAATACGCGGATCTGCGCATGAATCTGCTGCCTTATATATACGAACAAGCCCGGATCTCCAGCCGGGACGGCGTCCCGCTGATGCGGGCGATGTTCGCCGCTTTCCCCCGCGATCCGAGATGCGTGTCCATGAACGGGCAGTACATGTTCGGAGAGCGGCTGCTGGTCGCTCCTGTTCTGGAGGAAGGCGCTTATTCGAAGCAGGTGTATATTCCCGAAGGAAGCTGGATCTCACTGTTCGACGAGCGGCAATATGAGGGACCTGCGGCTATTGTGTTGCCGGTCGAACTGGATGAGATTCCGGTATTCCTGCAAGCGGACGGCGTGCTGCCGCTCAACCTCGACGATACGTGCCAATTGGCAAGCCATGTAGGGAACCGGGTCGATGGTTACGACCGGTTATGCCTGATGGCGTATCCGCGCAAGCAGATCGACTACTCGTTCCGGGACGGCCTGGACCGCGAGATCGGGCTGCGGATACGGCGGGAAGCCGGACAGCTCAGGCTGGAAGCGGATATTCCTCGCGGCGGCCCGGACGTGACGCTGATCCTGAAGGGACTGGACCCTGTGCGGACGGTCGAAGAATGGAGCGATACGGCCGAGCCGTCTGTCCTGACGATAGCGGACGGTCCGGATCGGATGGATGCGGGAGAATATTGCTGCGCCGGAGGGAAGCTGTATATCCGTCTGGCCCGCAGCGTCAAGCTTCGCATCCCGCAACCGGCCGAACTGGCATAA